The genomic segment CCTGCAGATGTTCCTCCAGAAGAGGTGTCCGTACCCTTTCCAGTGGAGCCTGCTGGTGGCCGTGGGTGCGTACTCAGGGTCAGTGTCCCAGGGTTGGTACCCGGGCTTATCGGCGTGGGTGGGCTTCCACGGATAGTGGAGGCTGTGGTGCTGCCGCCGCCTCTGGCGAGGAGCCCTGCCAAGCACACCCAGCACCTCCGCTGGGGGCCTGCGCCAGTCCCCTCACGCCCAGGCCCGGCCCGCTGccctgcagcttcctcatcttcAGTCACAGGCTCCCTGGCCAGCTACGGGGTGACAAGGGTGGAGTCGCAGAAATGCAGCGACCTCTGGCTCTTCCTGGAGACAGGGAAGCTCCCCAAAGACATGAGCACAGGTGAGACGGCCTGGGGGACAGCCCGAAGTGGAAACCGAGGCTCTGCTGCCCAGAGTTTCAGG from the Eulemur rufifrons isolate Redbay chromosome 7, OSU_ERuf_1, whole genome shotgun sequence genome contains:
- the TMEM141 gene encoding transmembrane protein 141 isoform X2, giving the protein MVNLGLSRVDDAVAAKHPAPVRPSACRCSSRRGVRTLSSGACWWPWVRTQASSSSVTGSLASYGVTRVESQKCSDLWLFLETGKLPKDMSTDQRS
- the TMEM141 gene encoding transmembrane protein 141 isoform X3, which produces MVNLGLSRVDDAVAAKHPAPVRPSACRCSSRRGVRTLSSGACWWPWVRTQVTGSLASYGVTRVESQKCSDLWLFLETGKLPKDMSTDQRS
- the TMEM141 gene encoding transmembrane protein 141 isoform X1, giving the protein MVNLGLSRVDDAVAAKHPGLGEYAACQSSAFMKGVCTFVIGTGATLSLQMFLQKRCPYPFQWSLLVAVVTGSLASYGVTRVESQKCSDLWLFLETGKLPKDMSTDQRS